The following proteins are co-located in the Maridesulfovibrio sp. genome:
- a CDS encoding TRAP transporter small permease: protein MSTTASKFLFKNFDLIISGFFLCITVGVVIINVGLRYLFQGGLFWAEEVATTSFIWSVFVGSAAAYRYKLHIGIDMISKVGPPIWRKFIAVVIDLLMFIINGYIVYLSILYIQANKLKRTPVLDIPAIYVNLALTVGFSLMAVYALSFLYQDLGKLFGKQAEEGE, encoded by the coding sequence ATGTCTACTACAGCATCCAAATTTCTGTTCAAAAATTTCGACCTTATCATCAGCGGTTTTTTCCTTTGTATTACCGTTGGGGTGGTCATCATCAATGTCGGGCTGCGCTATCTATTTCAAGGCGGGCTTTTCTGGGCCGAAGAAGTGGCTACAACCTCATTTATCTGGTCCGTTTTCGTTGGTTCCGCCGCTGCATACCGATACAAATTGCACATCGGCATTGATATGATCAGCAAGGTCGGTCCCCCAATCTGGCGCAAATTCATTGCTGTGGTCATTGACCTGCTGATGTTCATCATCAACGGATACATCGTCTATCTCAGCATTCTTTACATTCAGGCAAACAAGCTGAAACGCACACCTGTTCTCGACATTCCCGCCATTTACGTGAATCTGGCACTTACGGTCGGTTTCTCCCTGATGGCTGTCTACGCACTGTCTTTCCTGTATCAGGATTTAGGAAAACTTTTCGGCAAACAGGCAGAAGAAGGAGAATAA
- a CDS encoding TRAP transporter large permease, with protein MLTFPVTIVMALYFTSIPIAFALLAAGLAYFTFGDVGTPPDLILQKFITSTASFPLLAIPFFIMAGEIMNFSGISASLMKMAEVLTGHLRGGLAQVNVLLSTLMGGISGSANADAAMQSKIIVPQMTKRGYSAPFATAITAASSAIAPVIPPGINLIIYALIAQVSVAKMFIGGYTPGVLMCLGLMLTVHFIACKRGYKPSREKMATGKEIFAQFRESIWGLLLPLGIIAGIRFGVFTPTEAGAMAVLFCIIIGAFLYKQLRWEHFPIIMKNTILGTSSVMLIIIAASVFGQYMSWERIPHQLTKAILAISDSPWLILVVINVLLLLLGMFLEGGALLIIVAPLLVPLVKGMGIDLIHFGLIMIVNIMIGGITPPFGSMMFTTCAITGSTVGEFCREIWPFILALLAVLLIVTYMPAVVMFLPNLI; from the coding sequence ATGCTTACATTTCCCGTAACCATTGTAATGGCGCTGTATTTCACCAGCATTCCCATTGCCTTTGCCCTTTTGGCCGCAGGCCTCGCATATTTCACTTTCGGCGATGTTGGCACACCGCCGGACCTGATCCTGCAGAAATTCATCACATCCACCGCATCCTTTCCTTTACTGGCCATTCCGTTTTTCATCATGGCCGGTGAAATCATGAACTTCTCAGGGATCAGTGCCAGTCTCATGAAAATGGCAGAAGTTCTGACCGGACACCTACGCGGCGGGCTGGCTCAGGTAAACGTCCTGCTTTCCACCCTGATGGGTGGTATCTCCGGCTCTGCAAATGCTGACGCAGCCATGCAGTCCAAGATCATCGTCCCGCAAATGACCAAGCGCGGGTACAGCGCACCTTTTGCCACTGCCATCACCGCTGCATCATCCGCAATCGCTCCGGTAATTCCACCGGGCATCAACCTGATCATTTACGCACTTATCGCTCAGGTCTCCGTGGCCAAAATGTTCATCGGGGGCTATACTCCGGGTGTACTCATGTGCCTGGGCCTGATGCTTACCGTACATTTCATCGCCTGCAAGAGGGGCTACAAACCCTCACGCGAAAAAATGGCCACCGGCAAGGAAATCTTCGCCCAGTTCCGTGAATCAATCTGGGGTCTGCTCCTGCCTCTGGGCATTATCGCAGGTATCCGCTTCGGTGTGTTCACACCAACTGAAGCCGGAGCCATGGCTGTGCTTTTCTGCATCATTATCGGTGCGTTTCTTTACAAGCAGCTCAGATGGGAACATTTCCCCATCATCATGAAGAACACCATTCTGGGAACCAGTTCAGTCATGCTGATTATTATCGCTGCGTCCGTATTCGGGCAATACATGAGCTGGGAACGCATTCCCCACCAGTTGACCAAGGCGATTCTGGCTATCTCCGATTCCCCGTGGTTAATTCTGGTAGTCATCAACGTCCTGCTCCTCTTGCTGGGCATGTTCCTTGAGGGCGGCGCACTGCTGATTATTGTTGCCCCGCTTCTGGTTCCGCTGGTTAAAGGAATGGGTATCGACCTGATTCACTTCGGCCTGATTATGATCGTAAACATCATGATCGGAGGCATCACACCGCCCTTCGGATCGATGATGTTCACGACCTGTGCCATCACCGGATCGACGGTGGGAGAGTTCTGTCGTGAGATATGGCCCTTTATTCTGGCCCTGCTTGCAGTATTGCTCATTGTTACTTACATGCCCGCAGTGGTCATGTTCCTGCCCAATTTGATATAG
- a CDS encoding glycerophosphodiester phosphodiesterase family protein has protein sequence MMLIGHRGCKYPGYNQNTIRAFEKVTSEGVPAIEFDVQLSSDKELVVVHNLDLEEVSTGKGEVSSTDSVTLKSLFAGDPAQGEDRIPFLDEVFDFFASCAEDTRPSIHMELKGNNTGKQAGELFNKYVAAGKLNISDLLVSSFNWEELKALRKVCPEAKIALLDGAIRRNLLLDKTGPEAEKYFAELFAYGNEDYMLPRFPALAENLVLLDKICEDQDIHSLLKQELKDCLDGRYYTDELLDTATAMNATSVNLWYRTIVPEFIEKAHARNLAVFVYTANQPEEWEALAKAGVDGIFTDFYAEAADTLTDYKI, from the coding sequence ATGATGCTAATAGGACACCGGGGTTGCAAATACCCCGGATACAACCAGAACACCATTCGTGCCTTTGAAAAAGTCACTTCAGAAGGTGTTCCGGCCATTGAATTTGATGTGCAGCTCAGTTCAGATAAAGAGCTGGTGGTAGTCCACAACCTTGACCTTGAGGAAGTTTCCACAGGCAAGGGCGAGGTCTCCAGCACAGATTCAGTAACACTGAAATCCCTCTTCGCCGGAGATCCTGCACAGGGCGAAGACCGTATTCCATTTCTTGATGAAGTTTTCGACTTCTTTGCTTCATGCGCTGAGGACACTCGTCCTTCCATCCACATGGAGCTGAAAGGAAACAATACCGGAAAACAGGCAGGAGAGCTCTTCAATAAATACGTTGCTGCCGGAAAGCTCAACATATCCGACCTGCTGGTCAGCTCCTTCAACTGGGAGGAACTGAAAGCTCTCCGCAAAGTATGCCCTGAAGCCAAGATAGCCCTGCTGGATGGAGCAATCCGCCGTAACCTGCTGCTGGATAAAACAGGGCCGGAAGCAGAAAAATACTTTGCAGAGCTTTTCGCATACGGCAATGAAGACTACATGCTGCCGCGTTTTCCTGCTTTAGCGGAAAATCTGGTGCTTCTTGATAAAATCTGTGAAGATCAGGATATCCACAGCCTTCTTAAACAGGAGCTGAAGGACTGCCTCGACGGACGCTACTACACTGACGAATTGCTGGATACTGCCACAGCAATGAATGCAACTTCAGTGAACCTCTGGTATCGGACCATTGTGCCTGAATTCATTGAAAAAGCACATGCACGCAATCTTGCTGTCTTTGTTTATACCGCCAACCAGCCTGAAGAATGGGAAGCTCTTGCAAAAGCAGGAGTTGACGGAATCTTCACTGATTTTTATGCGGAGGCTGCAGACACGCTGACTGATTATAAAATTTAA
- a CDS encoding tyrosine-type recombinase/integrase, which yields MAKWISVKDEFGKNCGVRYRTHETRKHGIMADRYYAIRFQVNGKRVEEGYGWASNGISEKMAIEKAKELKAKARAGETNFRLRHEKEAQIQAELEESLKGSIDQLFNAYVADLKGKGKKSWKEVQRALLTGKYAAVNFIGRDVKAKHITPKHIQALLKETYKRGPSMASHLRGYLHSAFSYGIVREHDYTRAAQEITFDISNNPVAAIPKDSKAEKVGERVLTPEELKIVWHECNQPAIKLIIATGGQRVLEILECKRTEFDLDENLWIIPAERVKNGREHVVPLTERAKEIVISRKSKYLHLFPNAGRPSDPREIPSLGRAVTRFCKRVDMKHWTPRDLRRTVRTMLADQQVPSYLLNIHFNHGKQEVGEKHYDKSSHLAEKLEVMGVWEEILTRLL from the coding sequence ATGGCAAAGTGGATCAGTGTTAAGGATGAGTTCGGCAAAAACTGCGGTGTACGCTACCGCACACACGAAACCCGCAAGCATGGAATCATGGCTGACAGATATTACGCCATTCGGTTTCAGGTGAACGGCAAGCGTGTTGAAGAGGGCTACGGCTGGGCTTCAAATGGTATATCTGAAAAGATGGCCATTGAAAAAGCTAAAGAGCTGAAAGCAAAGGCCCGTGCCGGGGAAACCAATTTTCGCCTCAGACATGAAAAAGAAGCCCAGATCCAAGCCGAGCTTGAAGAATCCCTCAAAGGCTCCATAGACCAGCTTTTCAACGCTTACGTTGCCGATCTCAAGGGCAAGGGTAAAAAATCATGGAAAGAGGTTCAACGCGCCCTGCTCACTGGCAAGTATGCCGCGGTAAACTTCATAGGCCGGGACGTAAAAGCCAAGCACATTACACCGAAGCATATACAAGCCCTTTTGAAGGAAACATATAAGCGCGGCCCGTCCATGGCCTCACACCTCCGGGGCTACCTGCACAGTGCTTTTAGTTATGGGATTGTCCGAGAACACGATTACACCCGCGCTGCGCAGGAAATCACTTTCGACATCAGCAACAACCCCGTTGCCGCTATCCCCAAAGATTCAAAGGCTGAAAAAGTTGGTGAACGAGTTCTTACGCCTGAAGAACTTAAAATCGTCTGGCATGAGTGCAACCAGCCAGCAATCAAACTGATTATTGCTACTGGTGGTCAGCGTGTGCTTGAAATTCTGGAATGCAAGAGAACTGAATTTGACCTTGATGAAAATCTTTGGATTATCCCCGCCGAAAGAGTCAAGAATGGGCGTGAACACGTTGTACCGCTGACAGAAAGGGCTAAAGAAATAGTCATATCCAGAAAATCAAAATACCTGCACCTATTCCCCAATGCAGGCCGCCCCAGTGATCCACGCGAGATCCCTAGCTTAGGCCGCGCCGTAACCAGATTTTGCAAACGTGTAGACATGAAACACTGGACCCCGCGCGACCTGCGCCGCACAGTCAGAACCATGCTCGCCGACCAGCAAGTGCCAAGCTATTTGCTCAACATCCACTTCAACCACGGTAAGCAGGAAGTCGGCGAAAAGCATTATGACAAGTCTTCACATTTGGCTGAGAAATTGGAGGTTATGGGGGTGTGGGAGGAAATTTTAACAAGACTCCTTTGA
- a CDS encoding DEAD/DEAH box helicase family protein, translated as MSYFKKTAVNIEGNKNLRNPQIEACLSIREYFEQNPCGEALVVLPTGTGKTGVALISPYGVSNGRVLIITPGLVTNNSIKKESAVLQDNFWVNQDIIFNPASIPVVSEYDASISQEHLEQSHFVHCNIHKIVGDRNSSLITRVAPDFFDMIIIDEAHHAPAKSWQDVLDYFSNSKKLHLTGTPYRGDGQPVQGDKIHETKLSEVMRDRHIKLLRKETVNANKLYFTLPEKPNVQLNLQAVLELKDTEWIEKSVALSENCSKDVIQHSILKLTELNKISPNVPHKILAVGCSIKHAEDLHLWYQEAGLESVIVHSKMEDEAQLAAFKSIDLNLCQVVISVNMLMEGYDHKYLTILALFRPYRSENAFAQVVGRVLRAIPESEIYEHEIDNNAVVIFHEETGLNRMWDRFQHEVDRATIRMVKDFQYSDRDYEERGKEIAGVSSEDAFVSQQDSYLHDVDCHKLFEQAREKIADKKRIVEESLKKAGLSDELISAAVEAAGKEETNNLARDFIDPQLIEKRPAEARKKMREILTKKNQDYAVDLLSDFDLDPKESNLYPLIGRFVPYAKSSDANDGLIVRYVNAKLAKKFGAVKDRDNTNLYHSLRYVDVIYEELKRILANI; from the coding sequence ATGAGTTACTTCAAAAAGACCGCTGTAAATATAGAGGGAAATAAAAACTTACGAAACCCACAAATTGAAGCATGTCTTAGCATTAGAGAATATTTTGAGCAAAACCCCTGTGGAGAAGCTTTAGTTGTTCTTCCCACAGGAACGGGCAAAACAGGCGTGGCACTAATTTCTCCGTATGGAGTTTCCAATGGCAGAGTTTTAATTATAACTCCAGGGCTAGTGACTAATAATTCGATCAAAAAGGAATCTGCTGTTCTACAAGATAACTTTTGGGTTAATCAGGACATAATATTTAATCCTGCAAGTATTCCAGTGGTAAGTGAATATGATGCTTCAATTTCTCAAGAGCATTTAGAACAAAGTCATTTTGTACATTGCAATATACATAAAATTGTTGGTGATAGAAACTCCTCGCTCATAACACGGGTAGCTCCTGATTTTTTTGATATGATTATTATCGATGAAGCTCATCACGCTCCAGCAAAAAGCTGGCAAGATGTTCTAGATTATTTTTCTAATTCTAAGAAGCTACACCTGACGGGAACTCCATACAGAGGAGATGGACAACCTGTACAAGGCGATAAAATTCATGAGACTAAGCTCTCTGAAGTCATGAGAGATCGTCACATTAAGTTACTTAGAAAAGAAACAGTTAATGCTAATAAATTGTATTTCACACTTCCAGAAAAACCAAATGTCCAATTAAATTTACAAGCTGTTTTAGAATTAAAAGATACAGAGTGGATTGAAAAAAGCGTGGCATTGTCAGAAAATTGCTCCAAGGACGTTATACAACACAGTATATTAAAGCTTACTGAACTCAACAAAATATCACCCAATGTTCCCCATAAAATCCTTGCAGTAGGTTGTAGTATTAAACATGCAGAAGACTTGCATTTGTGGTATCAAGAAGCGGGCTTAGAGAGTGTAATTGTTCATAGTAAAATGGAAGATGAGGCGCAGCTTGCAGCATTTAAAAGCATTGATCTAAATTTGTGCCAAGTTGTAATTTCAGTAAACATGTTAATGGAAGGTTACGATCATAAGTACTTGACTATATTGGCCCTATTTAGGCCTTATCGTAGCGAAAATGCTTTTGCTCAAGTTGTGGGTCGTGTTTTAAGGGCTATTCCTGAATCTGAAATTTATGAACACGAAATTGATAATAATGCAGTGGTGATTTTTCACGAAGAAACTGGATTAAATCGAATGTGGGATCGGTTTCAACATGAAGTTGATCGGGCAACAATTAGAATGGTTAAAGACTTTCAATATTCAGATCGTGATTATGAAGAACGAGGAAAGGAAATTGCGGGCGTTTCCTCAGAAGATGCTTTTGTAAGTCAACAAGATTCTTACTTACATGACGTAGATTGTCATAAGTTATTTGAACAAGCTCGCGAAAAGATAGCTGATAAAAAGAGAATTGTAGAGGAAAGTTTAAAAAAAGCTGGTTTATCCGATGAACTTATTTCTGCAGCAGTTGAGGCCGCTGGAAAAGAAGAGACAAATAATCTTGCTCGGGATTTTATCGACCCACAGCTGATTGAGAAAAGGCCCGCTGAAGCTCGAAAGAAAATGCGTGAAATTTTAACAAAAAAAAATCAAGATTATGCAGTAGACTTACTTAGTGACTTTGATCTTGACCCTAAAGAATCCAACTTGTACCCTTTAATAGGTAGATTTGTCCCTTATGCAAAAAGTTCTGATGCAAACGATGGACTTATCGTAAGATATGTTAACGCAAAGTTGGCAAAAAAGTTTGGAGCTGTTAAAGATAGGGATAATACAAATCTTTACCATTCACTTAGGTATGTAGACGTTATTTATGAAGAATTAAAAAGGATTCTTGCTAACATATAG
- the mobC gene encoding plasmid mobilization relaxosome protein MobC: MKDKREIFRLDEELATCLKERANEKGQNKSALIRDLVKSGLYDLDEPAIEQLKLIFKTLLELKLGFSQIGGNLNQIAYHLNSEGKLVPAELQENHKELQELFAETVGSVDEAFREIRKLI, encoded by the coding sequence ATGAAAGATAAGAGAGAGATATTCAGGCTTGATGAAGAACTGGCCACTTGTTTGAAAGAAAGAGCCAATGAAAAAGGGCAAAACAAATCCGCACTGATTCGAGATCTGGTTAAATCTGGTCTTTATGATTTAGATGAGCCTGCGATTGAACAGTTAAAGCTGATTTTTAAAACGCTTTTGGAGCTTAAGCTGGGCTTCAGCCAGATCGGGGGCAACCTGAACCAAATAGCTTACCACTTAAATTCAGAAGGAAAGCTTGTCCCCGCGGAGCTGCAAGAAAACCATAAGGAACTTCAGGAGCTTTTCGCTGAAACGGTGGGTAGCGTAGATGAAGCATTCAGAGAGATCCGAAAACTAATATGA
- a CDS encoding type IV secretion system protein, translated as MELTPLATKILALTLSSLQDYIIEMSQLMQQNAKGAAIAFTTLYLMWIGVEAMVGRLSSDRIKELFYSALILMSIVSAVLGSSFYVNNIVIPYVKGLINTASWFASKGSVNNFIGIFNHLDNGFALIYTQLMNKIPDGNLMTNAGEYISAWVAVGVFSVSYGLMYICFLVLIILSLFVIYVLFVIGIVCIFLSAFKETRHVFWAWVKAIANYSMMMVFAAIVMSVAYQGVESSLSLYANILVEQGVFNAEFASLVVWSLVCFGILLKVPDLASALTGGVAGATTGIASIGSLAGAAVFSSVLRSRSSSSSSRSGNSMLSNIRGKASKYWKKAGE; from the coding sequence ATGGAGTTGACACCTTTAGCTACAAAGATTCTTGCGCTAACACTTTCGTCATTACAAGATTATATTATTGAGATGTCGCAATTAATGCAGCAAAATGCAAAAGGTGCTGCTATCGCCTTTACAACATTGTATCTAATGTGGATCGGTGTTGAGGCTATGGTTGGAAGGCTCTCATCCGATAGAATAAAGGAGCTTTTTTATTCAGCTTTAATATTAATGTCTATTGTTTCTGCTGTGCTTGGAAGTTCATTCTATGTCAACAATATAGTCATTCCATACGTTAAAGGATTGATAAATACGGCAAGTTGGTTTGCTTCAAAAGGTAGTGTAAATAATTTTATAGGCATATTTAACCATTTAGATAATGGCTTTGCATTAATTTACACTCAGCTGATGAATAAAATCCCAGATGGTAACCTTATGACTAATGCCGGGGAGTATATTAGTGCTTGGGTTGCTGTTGGGGTGTTTAGCGTTAGCTACGGCCTCATGTATATATGTTTTCTTGTGTTAATTATCCTGTCCCTTTTCGTGATTTATGTTCTATTTGTGATTGGCATAGTGTGCATATTCCTGTCCGCATTTAAGGAAACAAGGCATGTGTTCTGGGCATGGGTAAAGGCGATAGCAAACTATTCAATGATGATGGTTTTTGCTGCTATCGTCATGAGCGTTGCCTACCAAGGGGTAGAGTCGTCATTAAGTCTATATGCAAACATCCTTGTAGAACAAGGCGTGTTTAATGCTGAATTTGCTTCACTTGTCGTTTGGTCGCTGGTCTGCTTTGGAATACTCCTTAAGGTCCCCGATCTTGCTTCAGCACTGACTGGAGGTGTTGCAGGGGCGACAACTGGAATCGCTTCCATTGGATCTCTTGCCGGAGCTGCTGTCTTTTCTTCTGTGCTACGCTCCAGATCTAGCTCATCGTCCAGCAGATCCGGTAACTCCATGCTTAGTAATATTAGAGGAAAGGCCAGTAAGTATTGGAAAAAGGCAGGTGAATAA
- the tpx gene encoding thiol peroxidase, producing the protein MNERTGIITFQGNPLTLLGNEIKVGDKAPQFNVTDNGLAPKALADFAGKVLIISAVPSLDTPVCDMETRRFNNEAAALGEDIKILTLSMDLPFAQARWCGAAGVEAVQTLSDYKESSFGEAYGVLIKELRLLSRAVFVVDKSGEVQYVQYVNEITEEPDYDAALDAAKKLV; encoded by the coding sequence ATGAATGAAAGAACAGGAATAATTACTTTTCAGGGTAATCCCCTGACCCTTCTTGGCAATGAAATTAAAGTGGGCGACAAAGCTCCCCAATTCAATGTGACTGATAACGGCCTTGCTCCTAAAGCTCTGGCGGACTTTGCAGGTAAAGTTTTGATCATCAGTGCCGTTCCCTCCCTTGATACCCCGGTCTGTGATATGGAGACCCGCAGGTTTAACAACGAGGCCGCGGCTCTTGGTGAAGATATCAAGATCCTGACTCTGTCAATGGACCTGCCCTTTGCTCAGGCCCGCTGGTGCGGTGCTGCCGGAGTCGAAGCGGTGCAGACCCTTTCCGATTACAAAGAATCCTCTTTTGGAGAAGCTTACGGCGTGTTGATCAAAGAACTGCGCCTCCTCAGCCGTGCTGTTTTTGTAGTCGATAAGTCCGGTGAAGTTCAGTACGTGCAGTATGTAAATGAAATCACTGAGGAACCTGATTACGATGCAGCCCTCGATGCTGCGAAAAAACTGGTTTAG
- a CDS encoding ABC transporter substrate-binding protein: protein MEVVFLNPGKSDPSDPTGGFWREVSSFMQAAAEDLGIDLEVLYSERNHVLMVKEAEEVLSREHLPDYLIVVNEKLAAGKILAHADAKGVKVFNLLLDFYGDQAETLGVPRGKFKNWIGGLVPDNRWAGYNLAKKLIEKAAEQGIAENDVKLLPIAGDYVTQSTLLRNAGLGYARADFFEAKILPEIHCLWREDKAFDLVSKFLVRDPKVNVIWSANDPMALGAIEGIKKNGLIPGKDVLVGGINWDKPALEAVKEGSLAFSVGGHFMTGGWGLVMLYDYHHGYDFIGKAGPLIRKRIFCVIGENNVERFLDRFGSRDWSNIDFRKFSKAYNKTNADYDFSVKALLKN from the coding sequence ATGGAAGTCGTCTTCTTAAATCCCGGTAAGTCTGATCCAAGTGACCCCACTGGTGGATTCTGGCGGGAGGTCAGCTCTTTTATGCAGGCCGCTGCAGAGGATCTGGGTATTGATTTGGAAGTCCTCTATTCTGAACGTAACCATGTGCTGATGGTTAAAGAGGCTGAGGAAGTACTTAGTCGCGAGCACCTTCCAGATTATCTGATAGTGGTCAACGAGAAGCTTGCTGCAGGGAAGATACTTGCCCATGCTGATGCAAAAGGTGTTAAAGTTTTCAACTTGTTATTGGATTTTTACGGAGATCAGGCCGAGACCTTGGGCGTTCCGAGGGGAAAATTTAAAAATTGGATTGGCGGTCTGGTCCCTGATAACCGTTGGGCCGGATACAATCTGGCGAAGAAACTGATAGAAAAAGCAGCAGAGCAGGGGATTGCTGAAAATGATGTAAAGCTTTTGCCCATTGCCGGAGACTATGTCACTCAGTCAACCCTGCTCAGGAATGCTGGATTGGGTTATGCTCGTGCTGATTTCTTTGAAGCAAAAATTCTTCCTGAGATTCATTGCTTGTGGCGTGAGGACAAAGCCTTTGATCTGGTTAGCAAATTTTTAGTACGTGACCCAAAAGTAAATGTTATCTGGTCCGCTAATGATCCTATGGCGCTGGGTGCTATCGAGGGTATTAAAAAGAACGGTTTGATTCCTGGCAAGGATGTCTTGGTAGGTGGAATAAATTGGGATAAGCCGGCTCTGGAGGCAGTAAAAGAAGGCTCTCTAGCTTTTTCCGTGGGCGGTCATTTTATGACAGGAGGCTGGGGGCTGGTCATGCTTTACGACTACCATCACGGCTATGATTTTATTGGAAAAGCCGGACCGTTGATCAGGAAGAGGATATTTTGCGTCATTGGTGAAAATAATGTGGAGCGCTTTTTAGATAGGTTCGGTTCCCGTGACTGGTCCAATATAGATTTCAGGAAATTTTCAAAGGCATACAATAAGACAAACGCTGATTACGATTTTTCAGTGAAGGCTTTATTAAAGAATTAG
- a CDS encoding TOBE domain-containing protein, whose product MQNKGTGNKKSQAGESRLALAEVFDVPENILHLDGRELSALEDEFRRWKNGGTRADYVRSRTRVYCLFLVLRHTGAKLGEILGLDERKNIDLSKAVVRLGRDGHEREVPLPQSVCRELKGLIDGPMGAGLEGGIFHLDPGYVRRIFYERAGACGLERKKGAPSVLRRSRAVELLRNGVPLGVVRKVLGQSSADLAAVYQEWSSGDVKNIVRRMALEETSLKSSARNTFIGQVSSVRRDGVLADVEFETAEGFTISSVITLESLYKLDLEAGVSVSATVKAPLVAVRPLKGEGTSSRNCVPAKVTSIKQTEILAEVSGESKGGVQMCALVTSWSVEEEGLVEGADVEFCFKALSVVLHAV is encoded by the coding sequence GTGCAGAATAAAGGAACCGGAAATAAGAAATCTCAGGCCGGAGAAAGCAGGTTAGCTCTTGCGGAAGTATTTGATGTTCCTGAGAATATTCTCCATCTTGACGGTCGTGAACTTTCGGCCCTCGAAGATGAATTCCGCCGTTGGAAGAACGGGGGTACACGCGCTGATTACGTCCGGTCCCGCACAAGGGTTTACTGCTTGTTTTTGGTTTTGCGGCATACCGGAGCCAAACTTGGCGAGATTCTCGGACTTGATGAGCGCAAAAATATTGATCTTTCCAAGGCCGTTGTCAGGCTCGGCAGGGACGGACATGAACGGGAAGTTCCCTTGCCGCAATCGGTCTGTCGTGAGCTTAAAGGGTTAATTGACGGTCCCATGGGGGCTGGTCTTGAGGGTGGAATTTTTCATTTGGACCCCGGCTATGTGCGGAGAATTTTTTATGAGCGGGCAGGTGCCTGCGGTTTGGAGCGTAAAAAAGGTGCACCATCGGTGCTGCGCCGTTCAAGGGCTGTGGAATTATTGCGTAACGGTGTACCGCTGGGAGTAGTTCGCAAAGTTCTCGGACAGTCTTCCGCCGATCTTGCTGCGGTATATCAGGAATGGTCTTCCGGTGATGTGAAGAACATTGTCCGCCGCATGGCCCTTGAGGAGACCTCGCTTAAATCCAGTGCCCGTAATACTTTTATCGGTCAGGTGAGTTCTGTGCGTCGGGACGGTGTGCTGGCTGATGTAGAATTTGAGACCGCCGAAGGTTTCACCATCAGTTCGGTCATCACCCTTGAAAGTCTATACAAGCTTGATCTGGAGGCCGGAGTATCCGTTTCGGCTACAGTTAAAGCCCCGCTGGTGGCGGTTCGCCCGTTGAAGGGAGAGGGTACGAGTTCGCGAAATTGTGTTCCCGCCAAAGTCACATCAATTAAGCAGACAGAAATTTTGGCAGAAGTTTCCGGTGAATCTAAAGGCGGGGTCCAGATGTGCGCACTGGTGACCTCGTGGTCAGTTGAAGAAGAAGGTTTGGTTGAGGGTGCTGATGTGGAATTTTGCTTTAAGGCTTTATCTGTAGTTCTGCATGCAGTCTGA
- the modA gene encoding molybdate ABC transporter substrate-binding protein has translation MKRISALILTPLLTLLLALPLKANAADLMIAQAANFMPAMKEIIPAFKKASGIEVQATYTSTGKLYGQIVNGAPFDVFLAADERRPKKLFNDGLAETPFVYAKGKVVLWSKDKTKIEENWQKTIMDGKLKKIAIANTETAPYGTAAMVALQKAKLWDLVKPELVYAQSIAQTFQFASTEAADAGFCAYSSMFTPTGKEGGFAVVKEAPPVIQAACVLKSSEHKIAAIKFVEFLSGPEATAIKKKYGYD, from the coding sequence ATGAAAAGAATCAGTGCCCTCATCCTCACCCCGCTTCTAACCCTGTTGCTTGCTTTACCGCTTAAAGCAAACGCTGCCGACCTTATGATCGCACAGGCAGCCAACTTTATGCCCGCCATGAAAGAAATCATTCCGGCTTTCAAAAAAGCGAGCGGTATTGAAGTACAAGCGACTTATACTTCCACAGGAAAACTCTATGGGCAGATAGTGAACGGTGCCCCTTTTGACGTATTTCTGGCTGCAGATGAACGTCGTCCTAAAAAACTTTTTAATGACGGCTTAGCTGAAACTCCTTTTGTCTATGCTAAAGGCAAAGTAGTTCTCTGGTCCAAAGACAAAACTAAAATTGAAGAGAACTGGCAAAAAACCATCATGGACGGCAAACTCAAAAAAATTGCTATTGCCAATACAGAGACAGCTCCATACGGCACAGCAGCCATGGTGGCATTACAGAAGGCAAAGCTCTGGGATCTGGTCAAACCTGAACTTGTTTATGCCCAGTCTATTGCTCAGACTTTCCAGTTTGCATCTACGGAAGCAGCAGACGCCGGATTCTGTGCTTATTCATCCATGTTCACCCCCACAGGCAAAGAAGGCGGTTTTGCAGTAGTAAAAGAAGCGCCTCCGGTAATTCAGGCTGCCTGCGTTCTCAAATCATCCGAACACAAAATTGCGGCCATAAAATTTGTTGAATTTCTGTCCGGCCCCGAGGCTACTGCCATCAAGAAAAAATACGGGTATGACTAA